TCTTAAAAATCGCTATCAGACCTTCAACGTCCTGTTGAAGGTCTTTTTGTGATAAAAAAACCATAAAAACACTGTGATAATAAGGTAATATTGCTGTTCACAAATTAGAAATAACTCAATATCATTTTGTGATTTTGGTCACAGAATGGGTTTGGGTATCATGGGATAAATAAAGTATGAATTTTCAACCGTATGTGGTTAGTAATGATGAGTCTTGTGAATGGATTCACAAAAAATTCACAAGTTGAGAGGAAGCAACTGCGATGAAAAAATTATGGCTGACCATAAATATACTCCTGTGCTTTTTGCTGCTGTTAAATCCTGCAGTTACATCCGGTGAGTATCAAAACATCTTAAAAATGGAGGAACTTTGAATAAAAGTAATGCCGGAATTTGCTTACCATCCCAATGCGATTTATTCAATATTTCATTTATACAACCCCTTAATGCAAAAAAGGTAGTGCTTACTCCGGCGTTTACTAGCAGCAGGTGTATTTGCTTATTTTGTTAAAAGAAAACGAAGGAACAATTAACGTTGCAAGATCATTCCTTTTGGCAATAAAGTACAAAAGTACTTTGTTCAATAAATTAGAGAGAAATTGAGAATCTATATTGTGGGAGGTGAAAGGATGTTAAAAAAATCGTTTAAAAAATTATTGGCAATTGATAAAAGAGTTTTACTTTTAGGTGCTCTTTTAGCCGGCGTACTCTTTTCCTTTGGAACTGTTAAAACAATGGCCTACCTAGATTCACCTGGTTTTTGTCAAAACTGTCATACCATGAAATCTGTTTATACGTCATTTGTGGATTCCACTCATGCCGAATTGCAGTGTAATGACTGCCATTTACCACATGAAAGTGAGGCAGGGAAATTATTTTTTAAGGTCCGCGCCGGGATGACACATATTTTTTATAACACCCTGGGTACTGAAGATATTCCAGACAGAATTTATGCGACAACACGGACATTGAGGGTTATTAATAAAAACTGTGCAGAGTGTCATAAGAGCACCATTGATAATGTCTCACATGACGCGAAAGAAAACTGTATGTCATGTCACCAGACTGTACCTCATGAAAGCGACTTCAAAGATGATAGTTATGATCAGCCGCCTAAGTCCGGTGAATTATTAAAAAATAAGGGAGGATTTTAAGAATGAATAGGTTCCGTTACGGGGCATACCTCCTTCTACTAGTATTTGTTCTCACCATTACTGGCTGCAGCAATTCCAGTGAGAATGCAGGTGAAAAAACGGCAAGTGCTAAGGAAGCGACGGGGAAAACAGGCCTTTCTAAAGATGAAATAAGCAATGAAGCTTTTAAGGAGTTATTTCCACTTCAATATAATAGCTATATGAAAAATGAAAAAATGGAAGATACTACTTACGGAGGTTCTGTGAAACGTAGTAAGTATGATCCAGATAAAGAGCCTTTACTTCCGGTTCTTTTCAATGGTTATGGGTTTGCAACAGAGTATAATGAAGAACGTGGGCACGTTTATGCTCTTGAAGATATTCGCAATGTTAAGCGGATTACCGATAAATCTGTTGGTTCTTGTTATACGTGTAAATCCACAGCAGTCCCTAAAATGATTGAAGAAATGGGCGACGATTATTGGGGAGCCAATTTTAATCAAGAGATTTGGCCAAAAGGGGAAGCAATGGGACACTCACCAATTGGATGTTCTGACTGCCATGATCCCGAAACAATGGACTTACGCGTAACACGACCAAGCTTCTACAAAGCATTAGAGGCACAAGGAGTAGATACTTCTAATCCAACTAAAAATGATATGCGAAGCTATGTTTGCGGCCAGTGTCATGTAGAATATTATTTTGCAGCTGATAACAGTGAAGTTACTTTCCCGTGGTCAGAGGGCTTTAAGCCAGAAGACATGTATGAATACTATAATACGGTTGCTAAAGATGAAGGATTTGAGAAGGATTGGGTTCACAATATCTCTGGAGCACCAATGTTAAAATCTCAGCATCCTGAATATGAAACTCATACTTCCGGAACCCACGGTAAGGCGAATGTATCCTGTGCGGACTGTCATATGCCATATGAGCGTGTAGATGGAAAAAGAAAAATCACATCACATTATTGGACCTCACCACTTAAGACAATGGATACATCTTGTGGACAGTGTCATGGTGATCGTGATCTAGATAAATTAAAAGACCGTGTTCTCGAAATTCAAGAAGCTAACATAAGTGCACTACATGAGGCACAGGATATTTCAACCACAGCACACTATTATATTAATAAGATGATTACTTCAGGAGTCAGCCAAGACAAGATTAAGCAGTCTCAAGAATTTGTACGTAAAGGTCAATGGTTCTGGGATATTATTGCGGCAGAAAACTCTTCAGGCTTCCACAATCCACAGGGTTCTATGGATTCGTTAAGAGAATCAGTTGTACAATCAAACAATGCGATTCGCCTTGCAACAGAGGAGCTAGTGAAAAAAGGTGTCAGCATGGAAGAACTTAATTCTGAAATTGAAAAAGTGAAAACAGCTTTCCAAGGAGAAACTGTAAACGAGAAGAAGAAGGATCATGCCGTAAACAGCTACTTCCCTGCTCAGCAGCCAGTAGTGCCGGCAGTAAAAAAATAGACCCTTTCATCCATTTTCTTAATCGTCCCGCTAAGAAGGATTAAAAGAAGTCAATAAAACTTATTTGGTATTGGTCTAAAATGAAGGGGATTTAAATATTTTATAAGGTAAATCCTTATGAAATAGGTGAGGCTCATGTATGTTGTCCACTTTTTTGAAGACAAAGTAGAGATATTAAATCAGCTTCTTGGAAGTGTTCCAGCTCTAGGTGATCCGCTTACAATTAAAGGTCGTAAAGGGAAAGTCACTGGTG
This genomic stretch from Neobacillus niacini harbors:
- a CDS encoding NapC/NirT family cytochrome c encodes the protein MLKKSFKKLLAIDKRVLLLGALLAGVLFSFGTVKTMAYLDSPGFCQNCHTMKSVYTSFVDSTHAELQCNDCHLPHESEAGKLFFKVRAGMTHIFYNTLGTEDIPDRIYATTRTLRVINKNCAECHKSTIDNVSHDAKENCMSCHQTVPHESDFKDDSYDQPPKSGELLKNKGGF
- a CDS encoding ammonia-forming cytochrome c nitrite reductase subunit c552, with translation MNRFRYGAYLLLLVFVLTITGCSNSSENAGEKTASAKEATGKTGLSKDEISNEAFKELFPLQYNSYMKNEKMEDTTYGGSVKRSKYDPDKEPLLPVLFNGYGFATEYNEERGHVYALEDIRNVKRITDKSVGSCYTCKSTAVPKMIEEMGDDYWGANFNQEIWPKGEAMGHSPIGCSDCHDPETMDLRVTRPSFYKALEAQGVDTSNPTKNDMRSYVCGQCHVEYYFAADNSEVTFPWSEGFKPEDMYEYYNTVAKDEGFEKDWVHNISGAPMLKSQHPEYETHTSGTHGKANVSCADCHMPYERVDGKRKITSHYWTSPLKTMDTSCGQCHGDRDLDKLKDRVLEIQEANISALHEAQDISTTAHYYINKMITSGVSQDKIKQSQEFVRKGQWFWDIIAAENSSGFHNPQGSMDSLRESVVQSNNAIRLATEELVKKGVSMEELNSEIEKVKTAFQGETVNEKKKDHAVNSYFPAQQPVVPAVKK